From a region of the Etheostoma cragini isolate CJK2018 chromosome 22, CSU_Ecrag_1.0, whole genome shotgun sequence genome:
- the snx16 gene encoding sorting nexin-16 isoform X1, with protein MASPFVPVPVPMDRALSGGSSKLRRPQRASSLGSVSSFSTGQDHGRGCGGLGTQRQSRCVDRGSRSRTPPPPQSPVTRARVNGTLEPSIEYSSCPRSISDPAGSQQGEDRPITPTVLGYEVMEERAKFTVFKVLVRKTPDESWVVFRRYTDFSRLNDKLKEMFPGFRLSLPPKRWFKDNYDTDFLEDRQLGLQAFLQNLVAHKDIASCLAVREFLCLDDPPGPFDSLEESRAFCETLEESNYRLQKELLEKQKEIASLKRRLEEREQAILLLEKHINSECVSPESVCDLSAQGSESSADVESSAAEADQDVPEDTGGRCEVQPVRSSACWCGPSLSSSPPLIQVTQLYH; from the exons ATGGCGTCCCCCTTTGTGCCTGTCCCGGTGCCGATGGACAGAGCTTTGTCAGGAGGTAGCAGCAAGCTGAGGCGGCCACAGCGAGCTTCATCACTAGGCAGCGTCTCTAGCTTCTCCACCGGGCAGGACCATGGACGAGGATGTGGGGGATTAGGTACCCAGCGCCAGTCCCGCTGCGTGGACAGAGGCAGCCGGAGCAGGACACCACCACCCCCCCAGAGCCCTGTGACCCGGGCCAGAGTGAACGGGACTCTGGAGCCTTCCATCGAGTACTCTAGCTGTCCCCGCTCCATATCAGATCCTGCTGGGAGCCAGCAAGGCGAGGACAGGCCTATTACCCCCACTGTGCTGGGATATGAAGTCATGGAGGAGAGAGCCAAGTTTACG GTATTTAAGGTCCTGGTCAGGAAGACTCCAGATGAGAGCTGGGTTGTTTTTAGAAGGTACACAGACTTCTCCAGACTCAACGACAag CTGAAGGAGATGTTCCCGGGCTTCCGCCTCTCACTGCCTCCTAAGCGCTGGTTCAAAGACAACTATGACACCGACTTCCTGGAAGACAGACAGTTGGGACTCCAGGCCTTTTTGCAAAACCTTGTTGCGCACAAGGACATTGCCAGCTG CCTGGCAGTGAGGGAGTTTCTGTGTCTGGATGACCCCCCTGGGCCTTTTGATAGTCTGGAGGAGAGCAGA GCGTTCTGCGAGACTTTGGAGGAGAGCAATTACCGTCTCCAGAAGGAGCTGCTAGAGAAGCAGAAGGAGATCGCCTCCCTGAAGAGGAGGCTGGAGGAGAGGGAGCAAGCCATTCTGCTACTGGAGAAGCATATCAA tAGCGAGTGTGTGAGCCCGGAGTCTGTGTGTGATCTGTCAGCCCAGGGCAGTGAGAGCAGTGCAGATGTGGAGTCGTCTGCGGCAGAGGCCGATCAGGATGTGCCTGAGGACACTGg TGGCAGGTGTGAGGTCCAACCGGTGCGATCCTCTGCCTGTTGGTGTGGACCGTCACTCAGCAGCTCTCCTCCGCTCATCCAGGTCACTCAGCTTTACCACTAG
- the snx16 gene encoding sorting nexin-16 isoform X2, producing the protein MASPFVPVPVPMDRALSGGSSKLRRPQRASSLGSVSSFSTGQDHGRGCGGLGTQRQSRCVDRGSRSRTPPPPQSPVTRARVNGTLEPSIEYSSCPRSISDPAGSQQGEDRPITPTVLGYEVMEERAKFTVFKVLVRKTPDESWVVFRRYTDFSRLNDKLKEMFPGFRLSLPPKRWFKDNYDTDFLEDRQLGLQAFLQNLVAHKDIASCLAVREFLCLDDPPGPFDSLEESRAFCETLEESNYRLQKELLEKQKEIASLKRRLEEREQAILLLEKHINSECVSPESVCDLSAQGSESSADVESSAAEADQDVPEDTGSAAPN; encoded by the exons ATGGCGTCCCCCTTTGTGCCTGTCCCGGTGCCGATGGACAGAGCTTTGTCAGGAGGTAGCAGCAAGCTGAGGCGGCCACAGCGAGCTTCATCACTAGGCAGCGTCTCTAGCTTCTCCACCGGGCAGGACCATGGACGAGGATGTGGGGGATTAGGTACCCAGCGCCAGTCCCGCTGCGTGGACAGAGGCAGCCGGAGCAGGACACCACCACCCCCCCAGAGCCCTGTGACCCGGGCCAGAGTGAACGGGACTCTGGAGCCTTCCATCGAGTACTCTAGCTGTCCCCGCTCCATATCAGATCCTGCTGGGAGCCAGCAAGGCGAGGACAGGCCTATTACCCCCACTGTGCTGGGATATGAAGTCATGGAGGAGAGAGCCAAGTTTACG GTATTTAAGGTCCTGGTCAGGAAGACTCCAGATGAGAGCTGGGTTGTTTTTAGAAGGTACACAGACTTCTCCAGACTCAACGACAag CTGAAGGAGATGTTCCCGGGCTTCCGCCTCTCACTGCCTCCTAAGCGCTGGTTCAAAGACAACTATGACACCGACTTCCTGGAAGACAGACAGTTGGGACTCCAGGCCTTTTTGCAAAACCTTGTTGCGCACAAGGACATTGCCAGCTG CCTGGCAGTGAGGGAGTTTCTGTGTCTGGATGACCCCCCTGGGCCTTTTGATAGTCTGGAGGAGAGCAGA GCGTTCTGCGAGACTTTGGAGGAGAGCAATTACCGTCTCCAGAAGGAGCTGCTAGAGAAGCAGAAGGAGATCGCCTCCCTGAAGAGGAGGCTGGAGGAGAGGGAGCAAGCCATTCTGCTACTGGAGAAGCATATCAA tAGCGAGTGTGTGAGCCCGGAGTCTGTGTGTGATCTGTCAGCCCAGGGCAGTGAGAGCAGTGCAGATGTGGAGTCGTCTGCGGCAGAGGCCGATCAGGATGTGCCTGAGGACACTGg CAGTGCTGCCCCGAACTGA